The sequence CGCCCACCAGATCTTTCACGGTGTAGTACGGGTGGAAGGCGATGCCGTCGAGCGGCTTGCCGTTCTCGTCTTTGTTCTTCTTGATGTCGATCCCGTCGGGGTTGTTGGAACCCACTTCGTGCAGCGCCAGGATGTGCAGGGCGATCAGCGCGATCAGCGCCAGCGGCAGTGCCACGACGTGAAGCGCGAAGAACCGGTTTAGCGTCGCGTCAGAGACCAGGTAGTCACCTCGGATCCACTCAGCCAGCCCCTCACCGATAAACGGTATCGCGCCAAACAGCGAGATGATCACCTGCGCACCCCAGTAGGACATCTGGCCCCAGGGCAGGACGTAACCCATGAAGGCTTCGGCCATCAGCAACAGGAAAATCGTGACCCCGAAGACCCAGATCAACTCACGGGGCTTCTGGTAGGAGCCGTAGATTAGGCCGCGGAACATGTGGAGATAAACCACCACAAAGAACAGCGAGGCGCCGGTGGAGTGCATGTAGCGCACCAGCCAGCCCCAGGGCACATCACGCATGATGTACTCAACCGAAGCGAAAGCTTCCGCAGCGCTGGTTTTGTAGTGCATGGTCAGCCAAATGCCGGTCATCAGCTGATTAACCAGCACCAGCAGCGCCAGAGAGCCGAAGTAGTACCAGATGTTGAAATTTTTCGGCGCCCAGTACTGCCCCAGGTGTTTGTTCCAGGCGTCGACGACCGGCAGACGCTGGTCGACCCAGCTCAGGCCGCCGCTCAGGGCTCGAGCGACCGGTCCATTTGCTTCTTTCATTACGCGGCTCCTTCAGGGTTCACGCCGATCAGCAGGCGTGATGAATCAAGATAGGTATGAGGCGGTACCTTGAGATTCGCCGGCGCCGGAACGCCAGAGAAAACCCGACCCGCCAGATCAAAGCGGCTGTTGTGGCACGGGCAGAAAAAGCCGCCCTTCCAATCTGAATCGAAAGGCTGCGCGGTCATCTCGGGGATGAACTTCGGTGAGCAGCCAAGGTGGGTGCAGATCCCCACCAGCACGAGCATCTCCGGCTTGACGGAGCGGTACTCGTTGTTGGCGTACTCAGGCTGCTGGTCTTCGTTTTCTGAATCCGGATCCTGGAGCCGTTCGCGGACCTGCGGCAGTCCGTCCAGCATGGTCTTGGTGCGGTTCACAATCCACACCGGCTGCCCGCGCCATTCAACCTGCAGCATCTGGCCCGGCTCAAGCTTGTCGACGACAACCTCAACCGGCGCGCCCGCAGCTTTTGCCTTCGCGCTGGGCTCCCACATTTTGATGAACGGAACAGCAGCGCCCGCGGCCCCAATGCCGCCGACCACCACCATGGTGCCCGTCAGGAACTTACGTCGGTCCTGACTCACGTCTTCGTTAGACATGTTTTCTCCAGAAAATCGGGTAAAAAAAAGGGAAGCGCCAGCATCCCAACCGCCAATTGTAGCGACTCAAGACAGCTCAAGTCCACGCTATTAAAACGATTTAAGAGTCAATTTCGCGTAAAATCCCCCTATGGGTACTGCGGCAAAACTCTCACTTTTCTTCGGAAAAGCCGTCATTGTGGGTCTCGCGTTCGCCGCGGTGGCCATCCTGACCCGGCAATACGTGCTGGAGCCCCCTTTGGATGACTCCTCCACGGCAGCGGCAAACCCGCCGACAATCCGCTCTTTTTCCGAAGCGGTGACCATCGCCGCACCGGCTGTGGTCAACGTCTACGTCGACCGTATACAGCTCAGAGCCCGCCAGTCTTTGGTACCCCGCGATCCCCAATTTCGGCGCTTTGCGGGCGGAACTTTACTTTCCACCCAGCTCATTAATCGTCAGGTGCTCGGCTCCGGCGTCATCCTGCGCGAGGACGGCATCATCGTGACCAACTTTCACGTGGTGTTTGAGGCCGACAATATCAACGTGGCGCTGTGGGACGGGCGCGTGACGCAGGCTCGGGTCATCGGCGTGGATGAAGAAACCGATCTGGCGCTGCTCAAGGTGGATTACGACAACCTCCCGACCCTCCAAGCGCCCGATCAGCCCCTGCTGGTGGGCGACGTGGTGCTCGCGATCGGCAATCCGCTGGGCCTGGGCAAAACCGTCACCATGGGGATTGTCAGCGCCACCGGCCGGTCGGATCTGAAGGTGAGCCTCTATGAGACGCTGATCCAGACCGACGCGGCGATCAACGAAGGCAACTCGGGCGGCGCGTTGATCAATCCTGATGGAGACATCGTCGGCATCAACACGGCGGTCGGAACATTACGCAATAGCAACCCCAACGAAGAACCCCAGAACGCCGAGGGAATCAGCTTTGCGATTCCGATTGAGACCGTCATGTCCGTGGCCAACACGCTGATCGAAGACGGTGTGATCGTGCGCGGCTGGCTGGGAACGGTGCTGAGCGACAGCGGCAATCGCGCCGCGCGGCGGGCGGCAGGGCAGCCGGGCGTGACGGTTGTCGGCGTCTATCAGGGTGAACCGGCTGAGGCGGCGGGCCTGCAGGCGGGCGACTACATCACCCGCATGGACGGCCAGCCGGTGAGCGACCGCGTCACCGCCTACCGGCTGATTGCCAACACCCTACCGGGCACCCGCATGTCCATCGAATATTGGCGCGACGGCCAGCAGATTGTCAGCGAAGCCGACATCGTGCTCCGCACGCCCGCGACCAACCAGCTGCCGCCGTCGGGTTGACCCGATTGGCTTAGGTCTTCGGCAGCGTGACGCCGCGCTGGCCCTGATACTTGCCGCCCCGATCCTTGTACGAGGTTTCACACGGCTCGTCGGACTCAAAAAACAGCATCTGCGCCACGCCTTCGTTGGCGTAGATCTTGGCGGGCAGCGGCGTGGTGTTGGAAAACTCCAGCGTCACGTGTCCTTCCCACTCAGGCTCGAGCGGCGTCACGTTCACAATAATGCCGCAGCGGGCGTAGGTAGATTTGCCGAGACACACGGTCAACACGCTGCGCGGGATCCGGAAATACTCAACGGTGCGGGCCAGCGCAAACGAGTTGGGCGGGATGATGCAGCAGTCGCCGGTGAAGTCGACGAAGCTGGCCTGATCAAACGCCTTCGGATCCACTACCGCCGCATTGATGTTGGTGAAGATTTTGAACTCGGGCGCGCAGCGGACGTCGTAGCCGTAGCTTGAGGTGCCGTAAGAGACGATCCGGTTGCCGTCTTCTCCCTGGCGGATCTGGCCGGGCTCAAAGGGCTCGATCATCCCCTGCTCTTCCGCCATGCGGCGAATCCAGTGGTCAGCCTTGATGCTCATCAGGTGTCCTTAATCACGATGTTGGGGAACTGCACCTTCTTGTTCCGCGCCTGCACGGAGAGCTGCGCGGCGGTTTGCCGGGCGATTTCCCGGTAGGACTGGGCCAGCGCCCCGTCGGGTTCTGCGACCACCGTCGGGTTGCCGGAATCCGTCTGCTGCCGGATGCGAATGTCGAGCGGCAGCTGGCCCAGCAGCTTGACGTTGTACTGCTCAGCCATCGAGGCTCCCCCGCCCTCGCCAAAGATGGGCTCTTCGTGGCCGCAGTTGGAGCACACGTGGGTGCTCATGTTCTCGACAATCCCCAGCACGGGCACCGAGACCTTCTCAAACATGCGCAGGCCTTTCTTGGCGTCGAGCAGCGCAATGTCTTGAGGGGTGGTCACAATCACCGCGCCTGAAACCGGCACCCGCTGCGCCAGCGTGAGCTGGATGTCGCCGGTCCCCGGCGGCATGTCGATGATCAGGTAATCCAGGCCTTTCCAGCGAGTGTCGGAAATGAGCTGCTGCAGGGCCTGGGTCACCATCGGCCCGCGCCACACCATCGGCGTGTCCTCATCGATCAGGTAGCCGATCGACATGGTCTGCAGGCCGTGGCTCATCTTGGGTTCGATCGTGTGGCCGTCGTCGCTCTCGGGCTTGCCCGAAGCGCCTACCATGCGCGGCTGGCTCGGCCCGTAGATGTCAGCGTCCAGCAATCCGACGGTGGCGCCTTCCGCGGCCAGCGCCAGCGCCAGGTTCACCGACGTCGTGGATTTGCCGACGCCGCCTTTGCCGGACGCCACGGCGATCACGTTTTTGACCTCGGGCAGCGGGGTCAGCTCACCCTGCACCTTGTGGGCAACAACGCGGCTGGTGACCTCAACCGCCACCGCCGAGAACGACCCGCTCGCCTTGAGGTGGTTCTCGATGTCGGTGCCGAGCTGCTCCTGAATGCCCTTCGCCGGGTAGCCCAGCTCGATCTGTACAGCCAGCTTATCGCCGTCCAAAGCCAGCCCCGACAAGGCACCGGCGTCTGTCAGACTTTCACCGGTCAACGGGTCAACAAAACCCGCCAGCAGCGCTTCTACGGTAGATCGATCCGCCACAACAGCCATCCTGCGTAAAAAGGCGCGCGATTATAGCAAGGGGGTGAAGCAAACTGTGTCATAGCGGTCGATTTCCCGGATAATGCGCCTTTTGAATCCTGACCCGCTCGACCGATGACCGAAAAGCGCAAAATCCTTGTCACCTGTGCCCTGCCCTACGCCAACGGCGCGATCCATCTTGGGCACATGGTGGAACACGTGCAGGGCGACATCTGGGTGCGGGCCATGCGGATGCAGGGTCATGAGTGCTGGTTCGTTTGCGCCGACGACGCCCACGGCACGCCCATCATGGTCAACGCACAGCGGCTGGGCATCACGCCGGAGCAGCTGATCGCTGAGAGCCGGGAAGCCCATGAGGCCGACCTCAAAGACTTCTCGATCAGCTACGACTACTACTACTCGACGCATTCGGACGAGAACCAGGCGCTGGTCTACGACATCTACGAGAAGCTCAAGTCGAGCAACCTGATCGACGTGCGCACGATCGAGCAGTACTTCGACCCGACGGCGGAGATGTTCCTGCCCGACCGCTTTATCAAGGGCACCTGCCCCAACTGCGGCGCGAAGGATCAGTACGGCGACGCCTGCGAGGTCTGCAGCGCCACCTACAACCCCACCGACCTGATCGAGCCCTACTCAGCCGTCACCGGTGAGAAGCCCGTCCTTCGCGAGTCGGAGCATTACTTCGTCCGCCTGGGCGAGCGCCAGGCGTTCCTGGAGGAGTGGGTGAACGGCGGCCAGCTGCAGGCTGAGGTATCCAACAAGCTCGCTGAGTGGTTCGAAAAAGGACTCACCGACTGGGACATCTC is a genomic window of Pseudomonadota bacterium containing:
- a CDS encoding cytochrome bc complex cytochrome b subunit — encoded protein: MSGGLSWVDQRLPVVDAWNKHLGQYWAPKNFNIWYYFGSLALLVLVNQLMTGIWLTMHYKTSAAEAFASVEYIMRDVPWGWLVRYMHSTGASLFFVVVYLHMFRGLIYGSYQKPRELIWVFGVTIFLLLMAEAFMGYVLPWGQMSYWGAQVIISLFGAIPFIGEGLAEWIRGDYLVSDATLNRFFALHVVALPLALIALIALHILALHEVGSNNPDGIDIKKNKDENGKPLDGIAFHPYYTVKDLVGVGFFLLLFAFIIFFAPEMGGWFLEHDNFVPANPLVTPEHIKPVWYFTPYYAMLRAIPDKLMGVLVMGGAVMILFAVPWLDRSPVRSIRYRPMLTKVLYAIFAVSFVWLGWLGAQTGSTLQTILARTFTFYYFAFFLLMPWWTTMGETKPVPERVTS
- the petA gene encoding ubiquinol-cytochrome c reductase iron-sulfur subunit, which codes for MSNEDVSQDRRKFLTGTMVVVGGIGAAGAAVPFIKMWEPSAKAKAAGAPVEVVVDKLEPGQMLQVEWRGQPVWIVNRTKTMLDGLPQVRERLQDPDSENEDQQPEYANNEYRSVKPEMLVLVGICTHLGCSPKFIPEMTAQPFDSDWKGGFFCPCHNSRFDLAGRVFSGVPAPANLKVPPHTYLDSSRLLIGVNPEGAA
- a CDS encoding trypsin-like peptidase domain-containing protein translates to MGTAAKLSLFFGKAVIVGLAFAAVAILTRQYVLEPPLDDSSTAAANPPTIRSFSEAVTIAAPAVVNVYVDRIQLRARQSLVPRDPQFRRFAGGTLLSTQLINRQVLGSGVILREDGIIVTNFHVVFEADNINVALWDGRVTQARVIGVDEETDLALLKVDYDNLPTLQAPDQPLLVGDVVLAIGNPLGLGKTVTMGIVSATGRSDLKVSLYETLIQTDAAINEGNSGGALINPDGDIVGINTAVGTLRNSNPNEEPQNAEGISFAIPIETVMSVANTLIEDGVIVRGWLGTVLSDSGNRAARRAAGQPGVTVVGVYQGEPAEAAGLQAGDYITRMDGQPVSDRVTAYRLIANTLPGTRMSIEYWRDGQQIVSEADIVLRTPATNQLPPSG
- the dcd gene encoding dCTP deaminase — its product is MSIKADHWIRRMAEEQGMIEPFEPGQIRQGEDGNRIVSYGTSSYGYDVRCAPEFKIFTNINAAVVDPKAFDQASFVDFTGDCCIIPPNSFALARTVEYFRIPRSVLTVCLGKSTYARCGIIVNVTPLEPEWEGHVTLEFSNTTPLPAKIYANEGVAQMLFFESDEPCETSYKDRGGKYQGQRGVTLPKT
- the apbC gene encoding iron-sulfur cluster carrier protein ApbC — protein: MAVVADRSTVEALLAGFVDPLTGESLTDAGALSGLALDGDKLAVQIELGYPAKGIQEQLGTDIENHLKASGSFSAVAVEVTSRVVAHKVQGELTPLPEVKNVIAVASGKGGVGKSTTSVNLALALAAEGATVGLLDADIYGPSQPRMVGASGKPESDDGHTIEPKMSHGLQTMSIGYLIDEDTPMVWRGPMVTQALQQLISDTRWKGLDYLIIDMPPGTGDIQLTLAQRVPVSGAVIVTTPQDIALLDAKKGLRMFEKVSVPVLGIVENMSTHVCSNCGHEEPIFGEGGGASMAEQYNVKLLGQLPLDIRIRQQTDSGNPTVVAEPDGALAQSYREIARQTAAQLSVQARNKKVQFPNIVIKDT